The following proteins are encoded in a genomic region of Streptomyces sp. SLBN-31:
- a CDS encoding helix-turn-helix transcriptional regulator, whose product MDDYPDAVQEPAGVTGGAALDRRAELSEFLRTRRARLKPEDVGLPEFGRHRRVPGLRREELAQLAGVSVAYYTRLEQGNGRNVSAEVLDAIARALRLSGAEHSHLVHLAKPKQHKKKPAARTQAVRGSLRQLLDTLDGVPAYVSGRYSDILAWNRMAAALFGDWGELPAQERNWARLVFLNPAYRELFVEWEQKASDIVSFLRMEAGCFPDDPRLSALVGELSVKSEEFRRLWATHDVKEKGHGVKHLHHPLVGDLILNFESFRPADDDGQALTTYHAEPGSPSAEALRLLASWGTDATRAGKGSAAPKP is encoded by the coding sequence ATGGACGACTACCCCGATGCCGTACAGGAGCCCGCGGGCGTGACCGGCGGGGCCGCCCTCGACCGGCGCGCCGAGCTCAGCGAGTTCCTGCGGACCCGGCGGGCCCGGCTGAAGCCGGAGGACGTGGGGCTGCCGGAGTTCGGACGGCACCGGCGGGTGCCGGGGCTCAGGCGCGAGGAGCTGGCACAGCTGGCGGGCGTCTCGGTGGCGTACTACACCCGGCTGGAACAGGGCAACGGGCGGAACGTGTCGGCGGAGGTCCTCGACGCCATCGCGCGGGCGCTCCGGCTGTCCGGTGCCGAGCACTCCCACCTCGTCCACCTGGCGAAGCCGAAGCAGCACAAGAAGAAGCCGGCCGCGCGGACGCAGGCGGTCCGCGGGTCGCTGCGGCAGTTGCTGGACACCCTGGACGGGGTGCCCGCGTACGTCTCGGGACGGTACTCGGACATCCTCGCCTGGAACCGGATGGCCGCGGCCCTGTTCGGCGACTGGGGGGAGCTGCCGGCGCAGGAGCGCAACTGGGCGCGGCTGGTGTTCCTCAACCCGGCCTACCGGGAGCTGTTCGTGGAGTGGGAGCAGAAGGCGTCCGACATCGTCAGCTTCCTGCGCATGGAGGCGGGCTGCTTCCCGGACGATCCGCGGCTGTCCGCGCTGGTCGGCGAACTCTCCGTGAAGAGCGAGGAGTTCAGGCGGCTGTGGGCGACGCACGACGTGAAGGAGAAGGGGCACGGCGTCAAGCACCTGCACCATCCGCTGGTCGGCGACCTGATCCTCAACTTCGAGTCGTTCCGCCCGGCCGACGACGACGGCCAGGCACTGACGACGTACCACGCCGAACCGGGGTCTCCCTCGGCGGAGGCGCTGCGCCTCCTCGCGAGCTGGGGCACGGACGCGACCCGGGCGGGCAAGGGGTCGGCGGCCCCCAAGCCCTGA
- a CDS encoding S8 family peptidase, with the protein MKRACAATVATAAAVALAAGMTSPASAKAERSSTAPQTQLTSKHRITLITGDRVLVDSKGRVVGLERAKGREHIPVQIRREVGHTLVVPADAVRLVAAGKVDQRLFDITELNKSATRKSQAKGLKVIVGYSGAATAAKADVRDAGTLRRSLRSLNADAVQTPQKETPELWDAVTTGGRTASGIAHVWLDGTRRASLDKSVPQIGAPKAWAKGYTGKGVKIAVLDTGVDATHPDLKTQVIESKNFSAAADATDHFGHGTHVASIAAGTGAKSNGKYKGVAPDAKILNGKVLDDEGGGDDSGILAGMEWAAEQGADVVNLSLGGQDTPGIDPLEAEVNKLSEEKGILFAIAAGNSGPESVGSPGSAEDALTVGAVDDKDKLADFSSTGPTVDGGLKPDVTAPGVDITAAAAKGSVIDQEVGENPPGYLTISGTSMATPHVAGAAAILKQEHPDWRFSELKGALTGSAKGGKYTPFQQGSGRIAVDKAITQSVIADPVSVSFGVQQWPHTDDKPVTKQLTYRNLGTKDVTLSLAVTATNPKGQAAPAGFFKLGATKVTVPAGGKAAVDVIVNTKLGGTLDGAYSAYVTATGGGQSVRTAAAVQREVESYNVKIKHIGRDGKPTGDYNTIMFGYSGLAEGRGYQVSVDASGTTTMRVPRGKYLLDAWIAKDFVNFEGGIDWLVQPSLNVTKDTSVTIDARKTEAADITVPDAQAKQQLGTIDYFYDAAGIGFGLGLQSFADVRMAALGGEVSGLQQTWSGQWSKGAGAEYDAATTAKVKKITGDKVRHFKASEFATVKNNLGSGASGKSGGLMPLGELPEDVVLANAIEQKLPGTRTVHLSTVDKIKWSFDFQQYKGHDADGLPIPEAYYTLGPSQLFKAGQKYTKTFNTAVFGPHLSADFGIYRDGNSIYGFVPLFTDGAGHAGSSDFTSVKTTLYRNGTRIGSNDDPLFGNKEFTVPAGQADYKLTTSVRRGADIAGASTRIDASFTFGSKKPAAGDVATLPASTVRFKAATGLDNKVEAGKTVSIPVAVEGAAKGRNLRSLTVYVSYDSGKTWKKVSVTGGKIKVKNPAKGTSISFRANITDKKNNKSSVTIYDAYYGK; encoded by the coding sequence GTGAAAAGAGCATGCGCGGCCACCGTCGCCACGGCGGCCGCGGTGGCACTGGCGGCGGGAATGACCAGCCCGGCGTCGGCGAAGGCGGAGCGGTCCTCGACCGCCCCGCAGACTCAGCTCACGTCCAAGCACCGCATCACCCTGATCACCGGCGACCGCGTCCTGGTCGACTCCAAGGGCCGCGTCGTCGGCCTGGAGCGGGCGAAGGGGCGCGAGCACATACCCGTCCAGATACGCAGGGAAGTCGGACACACGCTCGTCGTCCCGGCGGACGCGGTCCGGCTGGTCGCGGCCGGCAAGGTCGACCAGCGGCTGTTCGACATCACAGAACTCAACAAGTCCGCGACCCGCAAGTCACAGGCCAAGGGCCTGAAGGTCATCGTCGGCTACAGCGGCGCGGCCACGGCCGCCAAGGCCGACGTACGGGACGCGGGCACCCTGCGGCGCAGCCTCAGGTCCCTCAACGCGGACGCCGTGCAGACCCCGCAGAAGGAGACGCCAGAGCTGTGGGACGCCGTCACCACCGGCGGCAGGACGGCCTCGGGTATCGCGCACGTCTGGCTCGACGGCACCCGCAGGGCCAGCCTCGACAAGTCCGTGCCGCAGATCGGCGCCCCCAAGGCCTGGGCGAAGGGGTACACCGGAAAGGGCGTCAAGATCGCCGTCCTGGACACCGGTGTCGACGCCACCCACCCGGACCTGAAGACCCAGGTCATCGAGTCCAAGAACTTCTCCGCCGCGGCCGACGCCACCGACCACTTCGGGCACGGCACGCACGTCGCCTCGATCGCGGCCGGCACCGGCGCCAAGTCCAACGGCAAGTACAAGGGCGTCGCACCCGACGCCAAGATCCTCAACGGCAAGGTCCTCGACGACGAGGGCGGCGGTGACGACTCCGGCATCCTCGCCGGCATGGAGTGGGCGGCCGAGCAGGGCGCCGACGTCGTCAACCTCAGCCTCGGCGGTCAGGACACGCCCGGGATCGACCCCCTCGAGGCCGAGGTCAACAAGCTGTCCGAGGAGAAGGGCATCCTGTTCGCGATCGCCGCGGGCAACTCCGGCCCGGAGTCGGTCGGTTCGCCCGGCAGCGCCGAGGACGCCCTCACCGTCGGCGCGGTCGACGACAAGGACAAGCTGGCCGACTTCTCCTCCACCGGCCCGACCGTCGACGGCGGCCTCAAGCCCGACGTCACCGCCCCCGGCGTGGACATCACGGCCGCCGCGGCCAAGGGCAGCGTCATCGACCAGGAGGTCGGCGAGAACCCGCCCGGCTACCTGACCATCTCCGGTACGTCGATGGCGACCCCGCACGTCGCGGGCGCGGCGGCGATCCTCAAGCAGGAGCACCCGGACTGGAGGTTCAGCGAGCTCAAGGGCGCGCTGACCGGCTCCGCCAAGGGCGGCAAGTACACGCCGTTCCAGCAGGGCTCGGGCCGTATCGCGGTCGACAAGGCCATCACCCAGTCCGTGATCGCCGACCCGGTCTCGGTCAGCTTCGGTGTGCAGCAGTGGCCGCACACCGACGACAAGCCCGTCACCAAGCAGCTCACCTACCGCAACCTCGGCACCAAGGACGTCACGCTGAGCCTCGCGGTCACCGCGACGAACCCCAAGGGCCAGGCGGCCCCCGCGGGCTTCTTCAAGCTCGGCGCGACCAAGGTCACCGTGCCGGCGGGCGGCAAGGCGGCGGTCGACGTCATCGTCAACACCAAGCTGGGCGGTACCCTCGACGGCGCGTACTCGGCGTACGTGACGGCGACCGGCGGCGGCCAGAGCGTCCGTACGGCCGCGGCCGTGCAGCGCGAGGTCGAGTCGTACAACGTCAAGATCAAGCACATCGGGCGGGACGGAAAGCCGACCGGCGACTACAACACCATCATGTTCGGCTACTCGGGGCTGGCCGAGGGCCGCGGCTACCAGGTGAGCGTCGACGCCTCCGGCACCACGACGATGCGCGTGCCCAGGGGCAAGTACCTGCTGGACGCCTGGATCGCGAAGGACTTCGTGAACTTCGAGGGCGGCATCGACTGGCTGGTCCAGCCGAGCCTGAACGTCACCAAGGACACCTCGGTGACGATCGACGCCCGTAAGACCGAGGCGGCCGACATCACTGTGCCGGACGCCCAGGCCAAGCAGCAGCTCGGCACGATCGACTACTTCTACGACGCCGCGGGCATCGGCTTCGGCCTCGGTCTGCAGTCCTTCGCCGACGTGCGCATGGCTGCGCTCGGCGGCGAGGTCTCGGGCCTGCAGCAGACCTGGAGCGGCCAGTGGAGCAAGGGGGCGGGCGCCGAGTACGACGCGGCTACCACCGCCAAGGTCAAGAAGATCACCGGCGACAAGGTCCGGCACTTCAAGGCCTCCGAGTTCGCCACGGTGAAGAACAACCTCGGCTCGGGCGCCTCCGGCAAGTCCGGCGGGCTCATGCCGCTCGGTGAGCTCCCCGAGGACGTCGTCCTCGCCAACGCGATCGAGCAGAAGCTGCCGGGCACCCGCACGGTCCACCTCTCGACCGTCGACAAGATCAAGTGGTCGTTCGACTTCCAGCAGTACAAGGGCCACGACGCGGACGGGCTGCCGATCCCGGAGGCGTACTACACGCTCGGCCCCTCGCAGCTGTTCAAGGCGGGCCAGAAGTACACGAAGACCTTCAACACCGCGGTCTTCGGCCCGCACCTGAGCGCCGACTTCGGGATCTACCGCGACGGCAACAGCATCTACGGCTTCGTGCCGCTGTTCACCGACGGGGCGGGCCACGCCGGTTCCTCCGACTTCACCTCGGTGAAGACGACCCTGTACCGCAACGGCACCCGGATCGGCTCGAACGACGACCCGCTCTTCGGCAACAAGGAGTTCACGGTCCCGGCCGGCCAGGCCGACTACAAGCTGACCACCTCGGTCAGGCGCGGCGCCGACATCGCGGGCGCCTCCACCCGCATCGACGCGAGCTTCACCTTCGGCTCCAAGAAGCCGGCCGCCGGTGACGTGGCCACGCTGCCCGCCTCCACCGTCCGCTTCAAGGCGGCCACCGGCCTGGACAACAAGGTCGAGGCCGGCAAGACGGTCAGCATCCCGGTGGCGGTCGAGGGCGCGGCCAAGGGCCGCAACCTCAGGTCGCTGACGGTGTACGTCTCCTACGACTCCGGCAAGACCTGGAAGAAGGTCTCCGTGACCGGCGGGAAGATCAAGGTGAAGAACCCCGCCAAGGGCACGTCCATCTCCTTCCGGGCGAACATCACCGACAAGAAGAACAACAAGTCGTCCGTGACGATCTACGACGCCTACTACGGCAAGTGA
- a CDS encoding ABC transporter ATP-binding protein, whose amino-acid sequence MYELRNVTKRYTRGKDTVDALDGVDLSIADGDRLVIQGPTGGGKSTLLQMLGGLDRPTSGEVSLDGTDLAKLSEARLTKVRSETIGFVFQSFNLIPTLTAQENVETALVPLGVKVGDRRERAAEALRSVGLGERLGHLPSEMSGGQQQRVAIARALVKQPKVLLADEPTGNLDESMRDEIMDVLERMWKELGLTFIMVTHDSAIARKAPRVATIRRGKLTVKENAGA is encoded by the coding sequence ATGTACGAACTCAGAAACGTCACCAAGCGCTACACCCGGGGCAAGGACACCGTCGACGCCCTCGACGGCGTCGACCTCTCCATCGCCGACGGGGACCGGCTGGTCATCCAGGGCCCCACCGGCGGCGGCAAGTCCACGCTGCTGCAGATGCTCGGCGGCCTGGACCGGCCGACGTCCGGTGAGGTCAGCCTCGACGGCACCGACCTGGCCAAGCTGTCCGAGGCCCGGCTGACCAAGGTCCGCAGCGAGACCATCGGCTTCGTCTTCCAGAGCTTCAACCTGATCCCGACCCTGACCGCCCAGGAGAACGTGGAGACCGCCCTCGTACCGCTCGGGGTGAAGGTGGGGGACCGGCGCGAGCGGGCCGCCGAGGCGCTGCGGTCCGTCGGGCTCGGGGAGCGGCTCGGGCACCTCCCCTCCGAGATGTCCGGAGGCCAGCAGCAGCGCGTCGCCATCGCCCGTGCCCTCGTCAAGCAGCCGAAGGTGCTCCTCGCCGACGAACCCACCGGCAACCTCGACGAGTCGATGCGCGACGAGATCATGGACGTACTGGAGCGCATGTGGAAGGAGTTGGGGCTGACCTTCATCATGGTCACCCACGACTCCGCGATCGCGCGCAAGGCCCCGCGGGTGGCGACGATCCGCAGGGGAAAGCTCACTGTCAAGGAGAACGCGGGAGCGTAA
- a CDS encoding Ig-like domain-containing protein, translated as MEKRVMTNSKRRRGLTVASALLGGVLVLSACSGGDDSASGGKSKDTSQAKADEAAAKKTSEADIKITPKDGSDNASINNSAAVTVSKGTLTNVTMTTANGTAVPGTLSADKTSWKPNGQLERSTTYKLAATAKDSKGLEAHENASFTTVSPSNSFIGNFTPENGSTVGVGMPVSINFDKAITNKAAVQKGITVSSSSGQEVVGHWFGANRLDFRPETYWKENSTVTLKLALDGVEGAQGVYGVQQKTVTFHIGRNQVSYVDAKTKQMKVTEDGKVVKTIPISAGSPENKTYNGIMVMSEKFKETRMNGATVGFTDDDGKGEYDIKDVPHAIRLTNSGTFLHGNYWGAKSIFGSVNTSHGCVGLSDTKGANDTGTAAYWMYTHSIVGDVVVISNTGDKTVQPDNGLNGWNLSWADWKAGSAV; from the coding sequence ATGGAGAAGCGTGTGATGACGAACAGTAAGCGGCGCAGGGGCCTGACGGTCGCGTCCGCACTGCTCGGCGGGGTTCTGGTGCTCTCGGCCTGTTCCGGCGGCGATGACAGCGCCTCCGGCGGCAAGAGCAAGGACACCTCGCAGGCCAAGGCCGACGAGGCGGCCGCCAAGAAGACCTCCGAGGCCGACATCAAGATCACGCCCAAGGACGGCTCGGACAACGCCTCCATCAACAACTCCGCCGCCGTCACGGTCAGCAAGGGCACGCTCACGAACGTGACCATGACGACCGCGAACGGCACCGCGGTCCCCGGCACCCTGTCCGCCGACAAGACCAGCTGGAAGCCCAACGGCCAGTTGGAGCGCTCGACCACCTACAAGCTGGCGGCCACCGCGAAGGACTCCAAGGGCCTGGAGGCCCACGAGAACGCCTCCTTCACCACGGTCTCCCCGTCCAACAGCTTCATAGGCAACTTCACGCCGGAGAACGGTTCGACCGTCGGCGTGGGCATGCCGGTGTCGATCAACTTCGACAAGGCCATCACCAACAAGGCCGCCGTCCAGAAGGGCATCACGGTCAGCTCCAGCAGCGGCCAGGAGGTCGTCGGGCACTGGTTCGGGGCCAACCGCCTCGACTTCCGCCCCGAGACCTACTGGAAGGAGAACTCCACCGTCACGCTGAAGCTCGCCCTCGACGGCGTCGAGGGCGCCCAGGGCGTCTACGGCGTGCAGCAGAAGACGGTCACCTTCCACATCGGCCGCAACCAGGTCTCCTACGTCGACGCCAAGACCAAGCAGATGAAGGTCACCGAGGACGGAAAGGTCGTCAAGACCATCCCGATCTCGGCCGGTTCGCCGGAGAACAAGACCTACAACGGCATCATGGTGATGTCCGAGAAGTTCAAGGAGACGCGCATGAACGGCGCGACCGTGGGCTTCACCGACGACGACGGCAAGGGCGAGTACGACATCAAGGACGTGCCGCACGCCATCCGGCTCACCAACTCCGGCACCTTCCTGCACGGCAACTACTGGGGCGCGAAGTCCATCTTCGGCTCGGTGAACACCAGCCACGGCTGCGTCGGCCTGTCCGACACCAAGGGCGCCAACGACACCGGCACCGCGGCCTACTGGATGTACACGCACTCCATCGTCGGTGACGTCGTGGTCATCTCCAACACCGGCGACAAGACGGTGCAGCCGGACAACGGCCTCAACGGCTGGAACCTGAGCTGGGCGGACTGGAAGGCCGGTTCGGCCGTCTGA
- a CDS encoding group II truncated hemoglobin: MTTQTVEYIRYRIPEDRSAEFLAAYTRAAAELAAAPQCVDYELARCEDDFEHYVLRIVWTSTQDHMEGFRDSELFPAFFAEIRPYVENIEEMRHYKPTAVRGTGSSLPTPYEWAGGAAAFSRLTSVFYDKVLKDDLLAPLFADLPPDHAEHVALWLGEVFGGPPAYSLNLGGHGHMVAKHVGKHITEPQRRRWVDLIQDAADDAGLPTDAEFRSAFLAYIEWGTRLAVHFSAPDTKPPAPQPVPKWGWGMMPPYRGE; this comes from the coding sequence ATGACCACACAGACCGTCGAGTACATCCGCTACCGCATTCCGGAAGACCGCTCGGCGGAGTTCCTCGCCGCCTACACCCGGGCCGCGGCCGAACTGGCGGCGGCCCCGCAGTGCGTCGACTACGAACTCGCCCGCTGCGAGGACGACTTCGAGCACTACGTCCTGCGCATCGTGTGGACCTCGACGCAGGACCACATGGAGGGTTTCCGCGACTCGGAGCTGTTCCCCGCCTTCTTCGCCGAGATCCGCCCGTACGTGGAGAACATCGAGGAGATGCGCCACTACAAGCCGACGGCCGTACGGGGCACGGGCTCGTCCCTGCCGACGCCGTACGAGTGGGCGGGCGGCGCCGCCGCCTTCTCCCGCCTGACCTCGGTCTTCTACGACAAGGTGCTCAAGGACGACCTCCTCGCCCCGCTCTTCGCCGACCTGCCTCCCGACCACGCCGAACACGTCGCCCTCTGGCTCGGCGAGGTCTTCGGCGGCCCGCCCGCCTACTCCCTCAACCTGGGCGGTCACGGCCACATGGTCGCCAAGCACGTCGGCAAGCACATCACCGAGCCGCAGCGGCGGCGCTGGGTCGACCTGATCCAGGACGCGGCGGACGACGCGGGCCTGCCCACGGACGCAGAGTTCCGCTCGGCGTTCCTGGCCTACATCGAGTGGGGCACCCGCCTCGCCGTGCACTTCTCCGCCCCGGACACGAAGCCGCCGGCACCGCAGCCGGTGCCGAAGTGGGGGTGGGGGATGATGCCGCCGTACCGGGGCGAATGA
- a CDS encoding ABC transporter permease produces the protein MFFTYLRRELRRRRRAALVVASGLALGIALVIVVNSVSNGMGKAQDKVLQSLYGLGTDMTVTKAATPAASSSQQPRFQFDARGDDDSTQSSDRVRVQGFTTLASSTVGKVAGQKGVSSAVGGLSLNVVKVSGQFTRGQFQQNQNSGGNQGLPGGNGGGSGRPQGEVRGGGADFSLNQYTVYGTDVTRTGLGPLTSSKITSGRTFKATETDAKVAVVDSAYAKEKKYKVGSTVTIKSVKYKVIGIATADSGDSAANLYIPLKQAQTLAGEKNKVTTIYVKATDSQQIDSVKSTIQKNVSGTTVTTSTDLAKTVSGSLSTASSLATNVGKWLSIAVLVAAFLVAGLLTSSAVSRRVREFGTLKALGWKSGRVTRQVVGEAMVNGLLGGALGIALGLAGAYVVTSVSPTLQAQLGGGGTTTGGPGGGGPGGGFGGPGRQAAKTLEVVLTAPVSVTTIVLAVALAVAGGLIAGAFGGWRASRLRPADALRRVE, from the coding sequence ATGTTCTTCACCTACCTGAGGCGCGAACTGCGCCGCCGCAGAAGGGCGGCCCTCGTCGTCGCCTCCGGTCTCGCGCTCGGTATCGCGCTGGTCATCGTGGTCAACTCCGTGTCCAACGGCATGGGGAAGGCACAGGACAAGGTCCTCCAGTCGCTCTACGGCCTGGGTACGGACATGACGGTCACCAAGGCGGCGACGCCGGCCGCGAGCAGCTCCCAGCAGCCGCGGTTCCAGTTCGACGCGCGGGGCGACGACGACTCCACCCAGAGCAGCGACCGGGTCCGGGTGCAGGGCTTCACCACCCTGGCCTCCTCGACGGTCGGCAAGGTCGCGGGGCAGAAGGGCGTCTCGTCCGCGGTGGGCGGCCTCAGCCTCAACGTGGTCAAGGTCAGCGGCCAGTTCACCCGCGGCCAGTTCCAGCAGAACCAGAACTCCGGCGGCAACCAGGGCCTCCCGGGCGGCAACGGCGGCGGCAGCGGTCGGCCGCAGGGCGAAGTGCGCGGCGGCGGCGCCGACTTCAGCCTCAACCAGTACACGGTCTACGGCACCGACGTCACCCGCACCGGCCTCGGCCCGCTGACCTCGTCGAAGATCACCAGCGGGCGCACCTTCAAGGCGACGGAGACCGACGCCAAGGTCGCGGTCGTCGACTCGGCGTACGCCAAGGAGAAGAAGTACAAGGTCGGTTCGACCGTCACCATCAAGAGCGTCAAGTACAAGGTGATCGGCATCGCGACCGCGGACAGCGGTGACTCGGCGGCCAACCTGTACATCCCGCTGAAGCAGGCGCAGACGCTGGCCGGCGAGAAGAACAAGGTCACCACGATCTACGTCAAGGCGACCGACTCCCAGCAGATCGACTCCGTGAAGTCGACCATCCAGAAGAACGTCTCCGGTACGACCGTCACGACGTCGACGGACCTCGCGAAGACCGTCTCCGGCTCCCTGTCCACGGCGTCCTCCCTCGCCACGAACGTCGGCAAGTGGCTGTCCATCGCCGTGCTGGTGGCCGCCTTCCTGGTCGCCGGCCTGCTGACGTCCTCGGCCGTCTCGCGCCGGGTGCGGGAGTTCGGCACGCTGAAGGCGCTGGGGTGGAAGTCGGGCCGGGTCACCCGGCAGGTGGTCGGCGAGGCCATGGTCAACGGGCTGCTGGGCGGCGCGCTGGGCATCGCGCTCGGGCTGGCCGGCGCGTACGTCGTGACGTCCGTGAGCCCCACCCTGCAGGCGCAGTTGGGCGGGGGCGGCACCACCACCGGTGGCCCCGGGGGCGGTGGTCCCGGCGGGGGCTTCGGCGGCCCGGGACGGCAGGCAGCGAAGACCCTGGAGGTCGTCCTCACCGCGCCGGTGAGCGTGACGACCATCGTGCTGGCGGTGGCCCTCGCGGTGGCCGGCGGCCTGATCGCGGGCGCCTTCGGCGGCTGGCGCGCGTCACGACTGCGCCCGGCGGACGCACTGCGCCGCGTCGAGTAG